Part of the Kushneria marisflavi genome, CGATCTTTTTCTCGATCACGGCCTGGTGGTCTACACCAGAGGGCGGCTCAAGGATTCTGACATGCAGTTTGAAGCCAATGCCGAGACGGCCCTGCCCGACACACCCATGGTCGTATTGATCAACGGGGGGAGTGCCTCGGCGGCCGAGATCGTTGCCGGCGCCCTGCAGGATCATCACCGCGCCGTGGTGCTGGGCACTGAAAGCTTCGGCAAGGGCTCGGTACAGTCGGTCATGCCACTGGATGACAATACCGGCATCAAGCTGACCACGGCGCTTTATTACACCCCGGGCGGACGATCGATTCAGGCCGAGGGCATCGAGCCGGACGTGACGGTACAGCGCGGCCGGCTGGAGCTTGAAAAGAGCGGATTTGAAATTCGCGAGGCCAATCTGCGCGGCCATCTACAAAATGCCCGCGGCGAGCAGGAGGATGACAAGGCAGCACTGCCCGACTCTCCCATAGCCGCCGATGACTATCAGCTGGGCGAGGCGCTCAACCTGCTGCGCGGCATCAATGTGTTTCAGCAGCCCGGCATGCGCCAACACGATAACGCCTCGCCTGATGACCGAGCGTCGGGAAATACCCTCACGGACAGCGGCAATGGGGCCTCTAAAAACGACACGGCACCCTCCGATGACGCCCCGGATGACACAAACCCGTAAAAGCGTCTACGCTGAAAAGGCAAATGGATAACGCCATCCGCCTTGATAAGGAGAAACATTACATGAAGAAAGGATTGACGATGGGCGCGCTGGCCGCGGCCGTGCTGCTGGCAGCGGGCTGTTCTTCCTCCGGTGGTGCTCCGGAAAATCAGCAGCAGGGCATGTCACAGTCCGGCACACAGCAGTCCGGCTCCATGTCCGGTGCCAGCGAAACCCCGACAGGAACATCCCACGGCAGCCCCATGGGGACATCACCGGGCGGTGGTATCGACAGCAACAACGACACCATGCCGAGCAATACCCAGTCCGGCACGTAAATGATCGCTACAGGATTGACAAAAAAAGGCCCGCCGTTCAGGCGGGCTTTTTTACGTTATGAGGCCCTGTTTCACGTGAAACACCCGGTGGCCAGCAGCGGGACTGTCAGGCTGACGGCGGTCTCATGCTCTGTGGCAGATCACTGCGTTGGCCCATCGCCTGCTCGATCAGCAGCCGGCGCACCCAGGGCCATCGCCCGGTGGTGGTCAGCCCCTGATTACGCAGCACGCGCATCAGCGGCCAGCTGATGCCAAAACCGATTCGAAAGGCATCCATGGCCATCAGCATGACCGTATTGTCACCGCGACGACGACGCGCATAGCACGACAGGATGCGCAGATCCCCCAGCGGCGCACCACGGCGTCTGGCACGGTCGAGCTCCTCGGCCAGCACCGCCACATCCATCAGGCCCAGATTGACGCCCTGCCCGGCCAGCGGATGAATGTTATGCGCAGCGTCTCCCACCAGCGCCACGCTGTCATCGACATAGCGTCTGGCATGGCGCTGAATCAGCGGGAAGTCGTGGCGCCGGCTGACGCGTTCGATGCGCCCCAGACAATGCTCAAAATCCATCTCGAGCGCACGCATGAAAGCTTCATCCGACATGGCCATCAGGTCATCGGCAAATTCGGTATCCGCCGACCAGACAATGGATGAGGTCTTCTGACGTCCATCAATGCCCAGAGGCAGAAAGGCCAGTGGCCCGGTACTCATGAACCGCTGTCGCGCCGTGGCGGCATGATCGTACTCATGCCACACCGTCGCCACCACGGCCCGCTGGCCGGTGGCATATTCACGGTGGCCAAGCCCGGACAGGGCCCGAATCCGTGAGCCGGCGCCATCGGCGCCGATCACCAGGCAGCTTTCAAGAGTGCGCCCATCCTCCAGCGTGAGATAACGCGTGCCCTGTTCGGCATCGGAAAGACGGGTGACCCGTGCCTCGGGCATGAGCGTGACGCTGTCACACTCCAACAGCGCATCCAGCAGGGCATCGCGGACCACATTGTTTTCAATGATATGACCAAGTACCTCACGGCCGACCTCCAGGGCACTGAAGTCGATATGGCCGGTGCCTTCTCCGTCCCAGACGGCCATTCGGTCATAGGGGCCTAAACGCCTTTGCACGATGCCCGACCAGACGCCCAGATGGGTCAGCAACTGCTGTGAGGCGGGTGTAATGGCGCTGACGCGCGCATCGATGGTATCGGCCTGCCACGTGGCCTGCAGATCGCCACCGTCCAGCAGGGCGACCCGGTGGCCCTTTTGGCCCAGCGCCAGCGCCAGCGTTGCCCCGACCAGTCCGGCGCCGACGATGGCCATGTCAAATGGTGCGGTGTCGCGCGTCATGAAGTTCTCCGTTGGGCAGGCATGGAGGCTGCAAGCCCGTTTTAATGTCGCGCCATGCCCATGGCACGGCGGATCAGGGCACGCTTGAGCGGAGTGGCGAGGTTGAAAAGCCCCAGCGCCGCACCGCGCGCCCCGCGGATGCCCGGCAGTTCCAGTCCGAAAAGGCGTACCAGCGTATCGCTGGCCTGCATGATCAGATCCCGGTCACTCTGACGACGCTGCTCGAAA contains:
- a CDS encoding UbiH/UbiF/VisC/COQ6 family ubiquinone biosynthesis hydroxylase encodes the protein MTRDTAPFDMAIVGAGLVGATLALALGQKGHRVALLDGGDLQATWQADTIDARVSAITPASQQLLTHLGVWSGIVQRRLGPYDRMAVWDGEGTGHIDFSALEVGREVLGHIIENNVVRDALLDALLECDSVTLMPEARVTRLSDAEQGTRYLTLEDGRTLESCLVIGADGAGSRIRALSGLGHREYATGQRAVVATVWHEYDHAATARQRFMSTGPLAFLPLGIDGRQKTSSIVWSADTEFADDLMAMSDEAFMRALEMDFEHCLGRIERVSRRHDFPLIQRHARRYVDDSVALVGDAAHNIHPLAGQGVNLGLMDVAVLAEELDRARRRGAPLGDLRILSCYARRRRGDNTVMLMAMDAFRIGFGISWPLMRVLRNQGLTTTGRWPWVRRLLIEQAMGQRSDLPQSMRPPSA